A window from Agelaius phoeniceus isolate bAgePho1 chromosome 13, bAgePho1.hap1, whole genome shotgun sequence encodes these proteins:
- the SLC24A5 gene encoding sodium/potassium/calcium exchanger 5: protein MRAGARRRAALVLLAALAAWGARAQRPGDPAENGTRCILSSSSEFPEGFFTPQERKDGGIVIYFIIILYMFLAVSIVCDDYFLPSLEIISECLGLSQDVAGATFMAAGSSAPELVTAFLGAFVTKGDIGVSTILGSAIYNLLGISAACGLFSSVVSRLSCWPLFRDCLAYTISAAAVLAMISDSRIYWYESASLLLIYGCYILVLCFDIKINQYLMKKFSPCCTCFTKAMEESAEQQPLVGWRDESGPLIRQQSRTDSGIFQDELDYSQLSTSLHGLDEISEDHPNVFTMPEADMKRILWVLSLPIITLLYLTIPDCRRQFWRNWFMVTFLISAAWISAITYVLVWMVTIAGETLGIPESVMGLTLLAAGTSVPDTVASVLVARKGNGDMAMSNIVGSNVFDMLCLGIPWFIKTAFVNTSGPIEVNSSGLTYTAISLICSVGFIFLAVHLNGWKIDKKLGTICLVLYLVFTVLSILYELGIIGNNPTRVCGN from the exons ATGCGGGCGGGCGCGCGGCGGCGCGCGGCGCTGGTGCTGCTGGCGGCGCTCGCGGCCTGGGGCGCGCGGGCCCAGCGCCCCGGGGACCCCGCGG AAAACGGGACGCGTTGCATCCTCTCGTCTTCATCGGAGTTTCCTGAAGGATTTTTCACCCCGCAGGAGAGGAAGGATGGAGGAATCGTTATCTACTTCATAATTATACTGTACATGTTTTTGGCCGTGTCCATTGTGTGCGATGATTACTTCCTACCTTCCCTAGAGATCATCAGTGAAT GCCTTGGCCTCTCACAGGATGTAGCTGGAGCCACTTTCATGGCTGCTGGAAGCTCTGCTCCAGAGCTTGTCACTGCTTTTCTGG GAGCTTTTGTGACAAAGGGAGATATCGGTGTCAGCACCATCCTTGGATCAGCAATATATAATCTTCTCGGTATTTCTGCAGCTTGCGGGCTGTTTTCCAGTGTG GTTTCGAGGCTGTCCTGTTGGCCGCTGTTCAGAGACTGCCTGGCATATACCATCAGTGCAGCGGCGGTGCTTGCGATGATATCTGACAGCAGAATTTACTG GTATGAAAGTGCATCCCTATTATTGATATATGGGTGTTATATTCTGGTACTATGTTTTGACATTAAAATCAACCAATACCTCATGAAGAAGTTCAGTCCCTGCTGCACGTGTTTTACCAAAGCCATGGAAGAGAGCGCggagcagcagccactggtTGGATGGAGGGACGAGAGTGGACCTCTAATTCGTCAACAGTCAAGAACAGACAGTGGAATTTTTCAAGATGAGCTGGACTACTCTCAACTTTCAACAAGCTTACACGGGCTCGATGAAATCTCTGAAG ATCATCCAAATGTCTTTACCATGCCTGAAGCAGATATGAAGAGAATTTTGTGGGTGTTATCCCTTCCTATTATCACACTACTCTATTTAACTATACCAGATTGCAGAAGACAGTTTTGGAGGAACTGGTTCATGGTgacatttttaatttcagcagCATGGATTTCTGCAATAACTTATGTTCTTGTATGGATGGTAACAATAGCAG GTGAAACGCTGGGAATCCCAGAGTCAGTCATGGGTCTCACATTACTGGCAGCAGGAACAAGTGTACCAGATACAGTTGCAAGTGTGCTGGTGGCTCGAAAAG GAAATGGAGATATGGCTATGTCTAACATCGTAGGATCCAATGTATTTGATATGCTCTGTTTGGGAATACCCTGGTTTATAAAAACTGCCTTCGTAAATACATCAGGACCCATAGAAGTGAACAGCAGTGGTCTGACATACACAGCCATTTCTCTTATCTGTTctgttggtttcatttttctgGCAGTTCACCTGAATGGCTGGAAAATAGATAAAAAATTGGGGACAATTTGTCTTGTCCTATACTTAGTATTTACTGTATTATCAATTTTATATGAACTTGGCATCATAGGAAACAATCCTACAAGGGTCTGTGGTAACTAG